A window of Pseudomonadota bacterium contains these coding sequences:
- a CDS encoding DUF4040 domain-containing protein, which produces MIAGFFDLILCLTLVWLAWHVLSGRDLFTGVVLFISFGLLMALGWVRLQAPDVALAEAAIGSGLTGALFLSALRRMKSAVRGERRLDRDEGREDEGRR; this is translated from the coding sequence ATGATTGCCGGATTTTTTGATCTTATTCTCTGTCTGACCCTTGTCTGGCTTGCCTGGCACGTGCTTTCCGGCCGGGACCTTTTCACGGGGGTGGTTCTGTTCATCTCATTCGGCCTGCTGATGGCTCTTGGCTGGGTGCGTCTCCAGGCCCCTGATGTGGCCCTGGCGGAGGCGGCGATCGGTTCCGGCCTTACCGGGGCCCTTTTTCTTTCGGCCCTGCGGCGCATGAAGAGTGCTGTTCGAGGTGAAAGGAGGCTTGATCGTGACGAAGGGCGGGAAGATGAAGGACGACGCTAA
- a CDS encoding complex I subunit 5 family protein, with protein MTTELLFNEQLQILLLSLVPGLPLAAALALLVRPLRKVALKLAPWSAVPALAVALFLGPGIDLEVAWFFMGGRMGLDLVGRNFLLLAALVWLLSAFFGQGYLAHDQRRYRFYFFFLLCMGFNFGLILARDMLGFYLFFSLMSFCAYGLVVHTRSREALRAGRVYIILVMLGEVLLLSGMLVMAGDLTDLELTTIAGSRPDSLGLLLLLVGFGIKAGALPLHVWLPLAHPVAPAPASAVLSGVMIKAGLLGWLRFLPTSLDTAMPGWGMAFVGIGFLAAFYGVAVGLCQQDPKTVLAYSSISQMGVMTAIVGCGLLAPQLWLPVTGAVCLYALHHGLAKGSLFLGAGVAKLRPASGSSRWWPGALLLLPCLALAGFPLTGGAIAKLAVKEMSHGLPPGWMKLFALLLPLSAVATTMLLYHFLARILQSSGGDGRICPPPMITAWIVSVLLGGGILWVWPPGESGAFSPLAPAILWQGLWPVALGCALMVCIGRIREGKKRCTLPAGDMLWLFSGRSFGAAGLWRRSREKMRMAEAAAGWWSPVDPWAILDRGRQVEKKLLRWSVVGFCYLLLCFVLLSLLLRM; from the coding sequence ATGACGACCGAACTCCTGTTCAACGAACAGCTGCAGATTCTCCTTCTTTCCCTGGTGCCCGGGCTGCCCCTTGCTGCGGCCCTTGCCCTTCTGGTCCGCCCCCTGCGGAAAGTCGCCCTGAAACTGGCCCCCTGGTCGGCAGTGCCGGCGCTGGCGGTGGCCCTGTTTCTTGGACCCGGGATTGATCTTGAGGTCGCCTGGTTTTTTATGGGAGGGCGGATGGGGCTTGATCTGGTCGGGCGGAATTTTCTTCTGCTGGCCGCTCTGGTCTGGCTGCTGTCCGCCTTTTTCGGGCAGGGGTATCTGGCCCATGATCAGAGGCGATATCGGTTCTACTTCTTTTTTCTGCTCTGCATGGGCTTTAATTTCGGGTTGATTCTGGCCAGGGATATGCTCGGGTTCTATCTTTTCTTCTCGCTCATGAGTTTTTGCGCCTATGGTCTGGTGGTCCACACGAGAAGCCGGGAAGCGCTCCGGGCCGGCAGGGTGTATATCATTCTGGTCATGCTGGGAGAGGTGCTTCTCCTTTCAGGGATGCTGGTGATGGCTGGCGATCTGACCGATCTTGAGCTGACGACCATTGCCGGAAGCAGGCCGGATTCCTTAGGCCTGCTCCTGCTGCTGGTCGGTTTCGGGATCAAGGCCGGAGCCCTGCCGCTCCATGTCTGGCTCCCGCTGGCCCATCCGGTTGCCCCGGCCCCGGCAAGTGCGGTGCTGAGCGGGGTGATGATCAAAGCCGGGCTTCTCGGCTGGCTTCGTTTTCTGCCCACAAGTCTTGATACTGCGATGCCGGGATGGGGAATGGCGTTCGTGGGGATCGGTTTCCTGGCGGCCTTTTACGGGGTTGCGGTCGGCCTCTGCCAGCAGGACCCGAAAACGGTTCTGGCCTATTCGAGCATCAGTCAGATGGGGGTGATGACCGCCATCGTCGGCTGCGGGCTCCTTGCGCCGCAGCTCTGGCTGCCGGTCACCGGCGCGGTCTGTCTCTATGCCCTCCATCACGGCCTTGCCAAGGGGTCGCTCTTTCTCGGGGCAGGGGTCGCGAAACTCCGCCCCGCATCGGGATCGTCCCGGTGGTGGCCGGGCGCCCTTTTGCTGCTGCCCTGTCTGGCCCTGGCCGGCTTTCCTCTGACCGGCGGCGCCATTGCCAAGCTTGCGGTCAAAGAGATGAGTCATGGCCTGCCGCCGGGATGGATGAAGCTCTTTGCTCTTCTTCTTCCCCTCTCGGCGGTGGCGACCACGATGCTTCTCTACCATTTCCTGGCGCGGATCCTGCAGTCATCGGGCGGAGATGGACGAATCTGTCCTCCACCGATGATCACGGCCTGGATTGTCTCGGTCCTGTTAGGTGGGGGGATCCTCTGGGTGTGGCCCCCTGGAGAGAGCGGCGCGTTTTCCCCGCTCGCGCCTGCGATTCTCTGGCAGGGGCTCTGGCCGGTCGCGCTCGGTTGCGCCCTGATGGTCTGCATTGGCCGGATCAGAGAGGGGAAAAAGCGTTGCACCCTCCCGGCCGGAGATATGCTGTGGCTTTTCTCCGGGCGAAGCTTTGGGGCTGCAGGATTGTGGCGGAGGAGTCGTGAGAAGATGCGGATGGCCGAAGCTGCTGCCGGGTGGTGGAGTCCGGTCGATCCCTGGGCAATCTTAGATCGGGGGCGGCAGGTGGAGAAAAAGCTTCTTCGATGGTCGGTGGTCGGTTTTTGTTACCTGTTGCTCTGCTTTGTTCTCCTTTCTTTGTTGCTCAGGATGTGA
- a CDS encoding oxidoreductase — MISLLLQADCWLILPIILPLSGALVSFLRKSRPRWPGLIFSLLASLAGGSLAWKVMLHGAGRYDLGGWQPPLGISLRADGPAVLMVLMTAVTGLAISIYAGGYFRSRIAGREGDRRHVIQERFFWPLWLLLWGALNGLFLSGDIFNMYITLELVALSSVGLTALSGKPASQVAAMRYLLVSLLGSLSFLLGVGFLYKVYGTLELAAIQAVISLSPPVGVAMTMISVGLMLKTALFPFHFWLPPAHANALAPVSAILSALVIKGGWYLFFRFWQGLIPLIGDSGGLVVAALGGGAIIWGAFQAFSQQRLKMLVAYSTVAQIGYLFVVFPLLAGGGGQGAAAPYYFAISHSCAKGAMFLAAGTIFLQMGHDRIRDLDGVRQLLPKTAFAFALGGLSLIGLPPTGGFIAKYMYLSLAVGQGRWPLLLLLVMGSGLTAAYIFRAVAHILSPKMVSGSRQAIVAPGMEWSALALALVAIILGFIASLPLAVLQVTG; from the coding sequence ATGATCAGCCTCTTGCTTCAGGCCGACTGCTGGCTCATCCTGCCCATTATTCTGCCGCTGTCCGGGGCGCTGGTTTCTTTTCTGCGTAAAAGTCGCCCCCGGTGGCCGGGGCTGATTTTTTCCCTGCTTGCCTCGCTGGCCGGAGGTTCCCTGGCCTGGAAGGTAATGCTGCACGGGGCGGGCCGGTATGATCTGGGAGGGTGGCAGCCGCCTCTGGGCATTTCCCTGCGCGCAGATGGCCCGGCGGTGCTGATGGTGCTGATGACGGCGGTCACCGGTTTGGCCATCAGTATTTACGCCGGAGGGTATTTCAGGAGCCGGATCGCCGGAAGGGAGGGTGACCGGCGCCATGTCATTCAGGAGCGTTTTTTCTGGCCGTTGTGGCTGCTGCTGTGGGGGGCGCTGAACGGACTTTTTCTGAGCGGTGATATTTTCAACATGTACATCACCCTGGAGCTTGTCGCCCTGAGCAGTGTCGGACTCACCGCCCTCTCCGGCAAGCCCGCCTCGCAGGTGGCGGCCATGCGCTATCTGCTGGTCTCGCTGCTGGGCTCTTTGAGTTTTCTGCTCGGAGTGGGTTTTCTCTATAAGGTCTATGGCACTCTCGAGCTTGCCGCCATTCAGGCCGTCATCTCTCTTTCCCCTCCGGTCGGGGTGGCGATGACCATGATCAGTGTCGGCCTGATGCTCAAGACCGCACTTTTCCCCTTTCATTTCTGGCTGCCGCCGGCCCATGCCAATGCGCTCGCCCCGGTGAGCGCCATTCTCTCCGCCCTGGTCATTAAAGGCGGCTGGTACCTGTTCTTCCGTTTCTGGCAGGGGTTGATCCCATTGATCGGGGATAGCGGCGGGTTGGTGGTGGCCGCTCTTGGCGGGGGGGCCATCATCTGGGGGGCGTTCCAGGCGTTTTCCCAGCAGCGCCTGAAGATGCTGGTCGCCTACTCCACGGTGGCCCAGATCGGCTACCTGTTTGTTGTTTTCCCGCTCTTGGCGGGTGGAGGCGGGCAGGGAGCTGCCGCGCCCTATTATTTTGCCATTTCCCACAGCTGTGCCAAGGGCGCCATGTTTCTTGCCGCAGGGACCATCTTTCTGCAGATGGGCCACGATCGCATCCGGGACCTTGACGGGGTCAGGCAACTGTTGCCGAAAACCGCCTTTGCCTTCGCTCTGGGGGGGCTCAGCCTGATCGGTCTGCCGCCCACCGGCGGGTTTATTGCCAAGTATATGTATCTGAGTCTGGCCGTCGGGCAGGGCCGCTGGCCGCTGCTCCTGCTTCTGGTGATGGGAAGCGGACTCACCGCGGCTTACATCTTCCGCGCCGTGGCCCATATCCTCAGCCCGAAAATGGTCAGCGGGAGCCGCCAGGCGATTGTTGCACCCGGTATGGAGTGGAGCGCCCTGGCGCTCGCCCTGGTCGCGATCATTCTTGGCTTTATTGCCTCTCTGCCGCTGGCCGTACTTCAGGTGACGGGATGA
- a CDS encoding sodium:proton antiporter has translation MKDDAKKAAWRRILASSLGLVMPVALFAVLAWGYLAPGTRSSGLARHVDEALAESGVESRVTAVLLNYRAYDTLLECFVLFLGVAVVWSMRPSRSAGSDSPADPVLLSLVRLLAPFLVLIGIYLLWAGSSQAGGAFQAGAIFGGAGVLLLLTSSRLLSILPGKLLSPGICLGPFFFLLAAFGAMALGGNFLEYRRESAAMIVIALEVMAAFSIGLSLAVFFGGSHPEESCESRSGGGISPGEGEES, from the coding sequence ATGAAGGACGACGCTAAGAAAGCCGCATGGCGAAGAATTCTTGCTTCATCTTTGGGCCTGGTCATGCCGGTGGCGCTGTTTGCGGTTCTTGCCTGGGGATATCTGGCCCCGGGGACCCGGTCATCCGGATTGGCCCGGCATGTGGATGAGGCCCTGGCCGAGAGCGGGGTGGAGAGCAGGGTGACGGCCGTTCTCTTGAACTATCGGGCCTATGACACCCTGCTGGAATGCTTTGTCCTGTTCCTGGGGGTAGCCGTTGTGTGGTCGATGCGTCCTTCCCGGTCCGCGGGGTCGGACTCTCCCGCCGATCCGGTCCTGTTGTCACTGGTACGCCTTCTTGCGCCTTTTCTGGTCCTGATCGGAATCTACCTTTTATGGGCCGGCAGCAGTCAGGCCGGTGGCGCATTCCAGGCCGGGGCGATTTTCGGGGGAGCCGGTGTCTTGCTTCTTCTGACCTCATCGCGGCTGTTGTCGATCCTCCCCGGGAAACTGCTTTCCCCGGGGATCTGTCTGGGGCCGTTTTTTTTCCTGCTCGCCGCTTTCGGAGCCATGGCGCTCGGCGGAAATTTTCTTGAATATCGCCGGGAATCGGCCGCCATGATTGTTATCGCCCTGGAGGTGATGGCCGCCTTTTCCATCGGCCTTTCCCTGGCGGTTTTTTTTGGCGGCAGCCACCCTGAAGAATCCTGCGAAAGCAGAAGCGGCGGGGGGATTTCTCCCGGCGAGGGAGAGGAGTCATGA
- a CDS encoding monovalent cation/H+ antiporter subunit D family protein, with product MRQNWLLIMILLSSLLPGLVIFSLAESRRGMRTCLNLFGAIAKMVLVLVMIVGITRGQRFEFHLAMLPGLDLVLRADPLSALFVTLSSILWLLTTIYAIAYLENSPNRSHFFGYFSLCVTVTIGIALAGNLLTFLFFFEMLTLCTYPLVVHRGTAEAMAAGRVYLIYTLGGGGLLFLGVVWLNSLVGSVDFSRGQQLAPFVRSHGLTLKIIFYLLLAGVGVKAALFPLHSWLPQAMVAPAPVSALLHAVAVVKAGAFGIIRIVLDVYGLETAAHLDLLFPLMVLATVTIIYGSIHALRQDNLKHRLAFSTVSQVSYIALGISIGSPLAIMGGMVHLVHQGLMKITLFFCAGNVAETLGVHEISRMNGVGRRLPLTMAAFTLAAMGMIGLPPMAGFVSKWYLGLGALARGEGWLIGVLVVSSLLNAFYFLPIIYAAWFKEEEGEWPVDSGKAGPLECHWMLIAPPVITAVVSLLVGLLANSNLSPLAWVRFIVRTGYGL from the coding sequence ATCCGGCAGAACTGGCTGCTGATCATGATTCTCCTCAGTTCCCTGCTGCCGGGACTGGTGATTTTCAGCCTTGCCGAGTCGAGACGGGGAATGCGGACCTGTCTGAACCTCTTCGGCGCCATTGCCAAAATGGTCCTGGTGCTGGTCATGATTGTCGGGATTACCAGGGGGCAGCGCTTCGAGTTTCATCTTGCCATGCTGCCCGGCCTTGACCTCGTCCTGAGGGCGGACCCTCTTTCCGCCCTCTTTGTGACCCTGTCGAGTATCCTCTGGCTCTTGACCACCATCTATGCCATCGCCTACCTTGAGAATTCGCCGAACCGCAGCCATTTCTTCGGATATTTCAGTCTCTGCGTCACCGTGACCATCGGCATTGCCCTGGCTGGAAATCTGCTGACCTTTCTCTTCTTTTTTGAAATGCTGACCCTCTGTACCTATCCGCTGGTGGTGCACCGGGGGACTGCCGAGGCGATGGCGGCCGGCAGGGTGTATCTGATCTATACCCTGGGAGGGGGGGGTCTCCTCTTCCTCGGCGTGGTCTGGCTGAATAGCCTGGTCGGGTCGGTTGATTTCAGCAGGGGGCAGCAGCTCGCACCTTTTGTCCGGAGTCATGGCCTGACGCTAAAGATCATCTTTTATCTGCTTCTCGCCGGGGTGGGGGTGAAGGCGGCCCTTTTCCCGCTGCACAGCTGGCTGCCGCAGGCGATGGTGGCGCCTGCGCCGGTGAGCGCTCTCCTCCATGCGGTGGCGGTGGTCAAAGCGGGCGCCTTCGGTATTATTCGGATCGTCCTCGATGTATATGGCCTGGAAACGGCAGCGCATCTGGATCTCCTCTTTCCGCTGATGGTTCTCGCCACCGTCACCATTATCTACGGCTCGATCCATGCCCTCAGGCAGGACAACCTCAAGCACCGGCTGGCCTTTTCCACGGTCAGCCAGGTGTCGTATATCGCCCTTGGGATCAGTATCGGCAGTCCGCTTGCGATCATGGGGGGAATGGTCCATCTGGTCCATCAGGGGTTGATGAAGATCACCCTGTTCTTCTGTGCCGGAAATGTTGCCGAGACCCTTGGTGTTCACGAGATCAGCCGGATGAATGGCGTGGGGCGGCGACTGCCGCTCACCATGGCCGCCTTTACCCTTGCGGCGATGGGGATGATCGGCCTGCCGCCGATGGCCGGATTTGTCAGCAAGTGGTATCTCGGGCTGGGCGCTCTTGCCCGGGGGGAGGGGTGGCTGATCGGGGTGCTGGTGGTTTCCAGCCTGCTGAACGCCTTCTATTTTCTGCCGATAATTTATGCGGCCTGGTTCAAGGAAGAGGAGGGAGAGTGGCCCGTTGATTCCGGAAAGGCGGGCCCCCTGGAGTGCCACTGGATGCTGATCGCCCCTCCGGTGATCACCGCCGTGGTTTCCCTGCTGGTGGGGTTATTGGCCAACAGCAACCTGAGCCCGCTGGCCTGGGTCCGGTTCATTGTCCGCACGGGGTACGGCCTGTGA
- a CDS encoding NADH-quinone oxidoreductase subunit K: MNLSPAIVYGLTGLALFVVGLGGLISCAQLMRKILAVNIMASGVFLFLVTIAYGEGVVIDPVPHAMVLTGIVVSVSATAVALILACRVQETANIHDLHRRRARRGER; the protein is encoded by the coding sequence ATGAATCTTTCGCCTGCCATTGTCTATGGTCTGACCGGCCTGGCACTTTTCGTGGTCGGACTGGGTGGGCTAATCTCCTGTGCTCAGCTGATGCGGAAGATCCTGGCGGTCAATATCATGGCCAGCGGGGTCTTTTTGTTTCTGGTCACCATTGCTTACGGGGAGGGCGTTGTCATCGATCCGGTCCCCCACGCCATGGTTCTCACCGGAATCGTGGTGTCGGTGAGTGCTACCGCCGTGGCCCTGATCCTGGCCTGCCGGGTGCAGGAAACGGCCAATATTCACGATCTTCACCGGAGAAGAGCCCGGAGAGGTGAAAGATGA